The Verrucomicrobium spinosum DSM 4136 = JCM 18804 DNA segment GTTCACGACCATTGTTAGCCGGAGTGACGGAGCCCGACTTGGGCACATCGCCATCGTTCGTCGGCAACCCGTAGCCGCTCCAATAGCGGAGATCCACATAACCCTGCGCGTCGTTGATCGGGGCTTCATAGAAGCGCACCTTGCGGATCGTCATGGACGCATCGTGGGGAGCGTTGTCATCGTCGTTCACCACGAAGAAATGATGCATGGCCCCGGTGGTGAGGCGACCCACGCGTATCCGGTAGGTTTTCCAATCAGGGGCATGATGCGAGTAGCCATCGTAGTCTCCTGGCTGGAAAGCATTGGACCACACGTCTGTTCCCCAGAGCTGGCACAGTTGTTTGCCGTTGGCATCCAACGTATCAACATCCAGGCCCACCGCATGGATCTCCCCTTGTTGGTGGCCCTGCAACTCGAATTCCATGACCGTGTTGGGCGTTACGTTGTAGTCGTACGGTACACGCACCCAACGATTGCCCACCACCGTCATGCTCTCTCCCTTGTTCTCGACAGTGATCGTTCCGGCTGAAGGAACATCCTGACCCGTATGTGAATTGTACGGGCGCAGGTCCAAATAGCCGGCGAGAGTAAGGGGACCCTCTGGATCCAACGGATCGCTGTTGTTCTGATACTCTTGATAGTTGCTCAGGCCGTCATTATCTGAGTCAAGTCCAGCATCCTTAAATGCGACGTCTGTTCCCCACTGGTTCTCCCACCAATCTGGAATCCCATCTTTGTCGTAATCTTCCGCGTTATAGAGCTTGATGTTTTTGATGCTGGCCGTCGCGTTGGGCGTGGTGACATCATGGTCATTGCCCACGACCAGGTAACGCATGAGGCCAGTGTAGGACTTGCCCACCTCGATCCGGTAGTCCTTCCAGGTGCCAGAGGGACCCGCGTACCAATCTGAAGCTCCGAGCCGGCGGGCCTTGTCCCAATACTGGGTGCCATGGAATTGAAAGACGCGAGGGGCGTTGTTCAACTGGGTGTCCTCATCCAGGCCAAGGCCATGGATCTCCCCCTGGACGTCATTTCTGTATGAGAACTCCACGACCGTCAGCGGGGTAACGGTGTAGTTCACCAGCCACTGGAGCCAGCGATTGCCGGTGATCTCGATCTCTTTCCCATCGGTGGTGGCTATGGCCGAGCCCTGCTTGGGCTTGTCTCCGTCATAGGCCAGTGCGTAGCCACCAAAGGGACGAAGGTTCACAAAACCCTGACCATCCATGATGGGCGCTTCATAGACGCGAATCTTCCTCACCTCACTGCTGCCATTTTGGGGGGCTCCATCATGATCATTGGCAATGATCAATTGGTGTATGGCACCTGTATAAGACTGGCCGATGCGTACCCGATGAGTGGCCCAATCGTTGGCGTGGTGTTTGTAGGCATCAAAGTCACCGGGCTGGAGGGCGGAACCCCAAATATCCTTACCCCAAACTTGGACAAGGCGCTTGGCGTTGCCCTCGATCACATCTTCATCCAATCCCACCCCGTGAATCTCACCCTGCACAGTACCGCGAAACTCAAACTCCAGTACGGTATCGGGAGTAACGGTGTAGTCGAAAGGCACCCGCACCCAGCGATTGCCGGTGAAGGCGAGCCCCTGACCACCATCCATGACCGTGATGGTGCCTTCTGCTGGTTTGTCTTGGGAGACAAGGGATGCATAAGGGCGAAGATCGATGTAGCCCCCCATCAAGAGGGGGCCCTCGGGATCCATGGGATCTGTGTTGCCGGTATATTCCTGGAGATTGGTCAGCCCATCTCCATCGGGATCTTGTCCCGCATCGTTCACCAGAGGATTCAACCCGTGACTCGTCTCCCAGGCATCCGCCATCTTGTCGTGATCGGCATCTGCCACGGCCCCGGTCACTTCCACCTGGAACAGCCGGCTGACGGGCGCGTTTTCACCGTCGGTCACCGTGAGTTCGAGGGGATAAACCCCGTCGAGCAGGGTTGCGAGGCTGCTTTTTGCGCGGAGTTCGCCAGTGGAGCCAATCTCAAAGTGGGTGCCGTACGGGTTGTTGCTGGTCGGGATGTTCAACGTCAGGGTCTCATCCTCGGCATCCGCTGCCACCAGATCACCCACCCGGCGAGGCGTCTCCACGCTGCCCACCACGGCACCTGGCTGCGCCTGGATGGCTTCCAGCGCATAGTAATGAACCGGAGCATTGTTGACGCGCTGCCCCGTCCGAATGCCAAAGTCCACGTTGCCGGCGGCTGATTCGACATGCTCACCAAAGCGAGCGCCAGCAGGGAGCTCCGCATGGGAAAATGAGGTGCGAACAAAAGCCTCATCCGGGGACATTTCACCATTCCAGTGCATGACCATGACGAGCCCTGAATCCCAGCCCGTCATGTTGTCCATGGAGGTCCAGGAAGAGTCCGGCATGCTCACCGCCACGCGCATATGGTCATCCACAGCAACAGACCAGCCAAAATGGGAGCCCGTGAGGCCAGACATCGTCGCCTGCACAGGTGCATAGGTGGAGAACAAATTCTTGTAAGCCAGCAGGCCAGCAGGCGCATCCCAACGGCCCAAATAGACCGCGCCCGCATCGCTCAACACGGTGGGCGTACTGCCCACGACATACTCGCCATCCTCATAGGGAGCCCCGACGGCGAACCGCCGGCCCGAAAGACCGACGGAGAATCCAAACTGGGCGCCGGCCTGGGGCTGGCTGCTCCACGCGGTGCGAACCAAGCTCCAGGTGCCACTCAACTCATGGAAATAGACCGCGCCGGCATCGGCAACCGTGCTGCCCCCGTCCACCTTGTCACGCCCGGGAGCCCCGACCAGCAAACGCCCGCCTTCCACAGCCAGGGCGGCACCGAAGCGGTCACCGGCCACCCCATCTGCCAGTTCAAGGGTCTGCACGGAGGTGAGGGTGGTGCCATCAAACTCGTACACATAGACCACACCACCCGCCACAGAGGAGCTGTTCACCGCACCAGGGGCACCAATGAAGAGGCGGTTGCCCGAGGCGACCACAGACGCCCCGAATTCAGACGTCCCACCAGCGGCCAAAGGAGCCTGCAGCGTGGTTTCATAGATCCACTGGCCGGCGGAATCGCGCCGATGCAAATCGACTTCATCCAACGGGCCAGGGGCGGGAATTGATGAAGACGTGGGGGTGTGCCGAAGAGCCCAGAGCACCTGACCCGTGGCTGCCGTGACGAACTCACCGTCGGGAGCAGCATCCAGAAGGTTCGCACCCGCAACCGTGATGGCCACGCTGTTGGCCGGACCGTAATGGACCCCCACTTCATCGGGAAGAATGCCGAAACCATCCGGTGGCGTATTGACCTGGCCCCACCCGGAAGAAAGCGGCATCGAAAGAGCCGCGCCGAGGATGGCGATACAGAGGGAAATTCGGGAAGACAAATGATTCATGATCAACAACATCGAAAAGTAAGAAAACAACACCGTCCGCGATCCGCGCCGCAGTGTGGGGAAGCAATCCTCGTCTGGCGGCCAGTTAAGGGTCCGCCCCAGGGGCAGGCATCGCGGCAACAGTTCCCGCTCGCAATGGAGCGGTTTGAAGCACATGGGCCTCCTGGAGCACGCCTGCATTTAGAATGGCAGGCAATTCTTCCATTTGTCTGGAAGGCTCCTGTTTGGTCCGGATCCTTTCCACCGAGGATTCCTTCATCCCATGATCCCGCTTATCCGTGACGATCAGGGAAGATGGAACGGGCACAGAGGGGTTCTCTGTCACCAAGGTCTTATGGTCAGATGATGGTGCCACGACAGCTGGTGACTCGGCTGCGGGCTTGCGCGAGCAAGCTCCAAGCAGGCACGAAGTCCAAACAACGGCTCCGAGGCACGAAACATTAAGGATGGCGTTCCGCCACCTCAGGATTTCTCTCATCGTTTATAGGGGGTGTTCACACCATACCTACATGCCGCCCTTATGGTTGCAACTCAAAAAAATGGATCCATTGCAAATACTACGAAACATTCGTAGCTACCATGCGGGGCCTGGCCTGAGCCAAAGAGGATCACCCATCACTCCGCCCCGTGATCCTCACTCGTCACGCGCACCACTTCCTCGAGCGTCGTCACGCCATCGAGCACCTTTTGCCAGCCGTACTCGCGCATGGAGATGAACCCATCGCGGCGGGCTTGCCTGAGGAGGGTGTTGGCGTTGGCCTTCTGGGCAATGAGGTCCTGGATGGCCGGGGTGACCATGACCAGTTCGTAGATGGCGGTACGGCCGTAGTAGCCGGTGCTGCGGCAGGCGGGGCAGCCGCTCTGGGCGGCTGAATAGATGATGTGCCCCACAGGAATGGCAAAGCCTGCGGCGGAGAGCTGCTCCGGGCTGTAACTCGCCGGCTTGCGACACTGCGGGCACAGGGAACGCACGAGGCGCTGCGCGATGAAGGCGCGGACAGAGGAACTAACCAGGAAAGGCTCCACCCCCATCTCCACCAGACGGGTGATGCCACCGACGGCGTCATTCGTGTGCAGGGTGGAAAACACCAAGTGACCGGTGAGGGATGCACGCACGGCAATTTCCGCGGTCTCCAGGTCACGAATTTCTCCCACCATCACCACGTTCGGATCGCCGCGCAGGATGCTGCGCAGACCACTGGCGAAGGTGAGACTGATCTCCGGCTTCACCGCGATCTGCACCACGCCAGGGAGCTTGTGCTCCACGGGATCCTCAATCGTGACAATACGGCGGGAGATGCTGTTGAGCTGGGAAAGGAAGGTGTAGAGCGTGGTGCTCTTGCCACTGCCGGTGGGGCCGGTGACGAGCACGATGCCGTTGGGCCGCGCCAGCAGCGTGTCCACCTTGCTCCGATACTCTGCATTGAGCCCCAGCTTGGCCAGGGTGAAGCGCTCCTGACCCAGAAGACGAAGGCTGATGCTCTCCCCCTCCACACTGGGGATGCAGGCCACGCGCACGTCGATGCTCTGATTGTCCAGCTTGAGGTTGATGCGGCCGTCCTGCGGCAGGCGCTTCTCGGCAATATCCAGCCGGGCCATGACCTTGATACGGGCCAGCACCGAGGCCTGAAGCGACTTGATGTTCTCCGGAACGGGCACTTCATGGAGCACACCGTCAATGCGATAGCGGATGCGCAAGTTATCCTGCACGGGCTCCACGTGAATATCCGTGGCGCGCTGGAGCAGGGCCTCGCGGATGACCTGGTTCACGAACTTCACCACTGAGGCTTCAGCGTCATCGGCGTCAATGACATTGGCCTCATCGCGCAGGTGGCTGTCGTCCGCGTCCATGTCGCGGGACTTCATGATGTCATCAAAAGTGTCCGCCCCCACGCCGTAAAAGGCCTGGATGGAACGCAACACCTCCCCCCGGGGAGCAAGGCACCAGCGCACTGGCAGCGACACGGTGCGGGCCACCGCCTGACGGGCCATGAAATCAAAGGGATCATAACAAGCCAGCAGCAGCACGCGACCGGGAGCAGCTGGTTCAGCGGTCCCTTCCCCGGACGCCAGGGCGGAAGCAGCCGTTTCCTCTACCCCCAGCGGCAGCAACCGATGGCGCAGGGCCAACCGGGCCGGACAGAGACGCTTGAGTTCCGAGGCTTCTTCCAGCTTCGGTTGCAGCATGGGCTCCCAGGGCCAGCCCAGCTCCTCCGCCAGCGGTTGAAGCATCGCCTCCTCAACGAGACCCCGCTCCAGAAAGACGTCCACCAATGAGAGACCCGCAGCATTGGCCTCCTGTGCGGCGACTTTCAGATCCTCAGGATCAGCCACGGTCGGGAAGGCAGCACTGAGGGCGAGCGCAGGCATGGGACGGGGAGTGAGAGGCAAGTCTGCCGGAGCAGGTCAATGGCGGATCGATTCAGCAACGGAAGGCAAATCCCTACTCCGTGACCGTGGCATCTTCCTCCCCGCCATCATCATCATCGTCGTCATCTCCATCCGCATTATGAAAGCCCTGGCGCTCCAGCAGGAGGCGGATGGCCTCTGAGGCCTGGCTCAGGCTCTGGCCCTTGCCGTTTGCGCGGTTGGTCTCCTCCTCATCCAGGCTGGCTTTGATTTCCGAGAACCCGGCGGCTCCGATGCTGCCGTTCAGGGCGGGGCCTTCCGCTTCGCTCTCGTCATCCGCGCTCACAGACATGCCGGTGAGGGACTTGGCCACCCGTGCATCCAGAGTGTAGGTCGGTCCGCGCACCTGCACGGTGTGATTGATGTCCCCCATGGCCACCAGGGCACCCATGGCAGTGCCAGCCCCCAGGCTCGCAGAGATGACCGACTTCTTGTCCCCACCGCCACTGATGGCGGTGAAGAGCCGGCCGCCCTCGGCAGCCTCCACGTACACCCGTTCATCATCCGTGCTGGTCAGGAAAAACGTGCCACTGCCTCCCAGCAGGGGGGCTACAAAGTACCCTCCGGTGAAGGGATGGTAGTTGATGCCCTTGTCCTTGCGGAAGTCGAGCTTGTAGATGAGCACCTGCGCTTGCACGGAGGAAACCGCAGTCAGGGTGAGAAGCAGGGCCAGAAAAAATGAAAGGGGGCGGATCATTTGTCAAAACGCTACCGGGCGGGTTTCCCCATGTCAAACCTTGTTCCGTAGCAGTTGTGGTAAAAACAGGACATCGATTCCTGCTTGGCATTCGCAGCACTGCCGTGGAGAATGCCCTGTTGCGCAAGCCCCGCTTCTGACGCCGATGTTCCGGCCCCTTTCCTCCTTCCCCACCCCACGGCGCGCCACTGGCTCGGCGTTGCTGGTGGTGTTATGGGTCATCGCCCTGCTCTCCTTTCTCGTGGTCACGACCATGATGATCATGATGCAGGACGTGGAGACCGGCATCTCCCGCAAGATGGTCTTCCGCGCCCGGTTACTGGCCGAGATGGGCGTGGCCGTGGCGAGCCATCCGATGATCAAGGCCCAGGATCCGCTCCTGCGCCGCAAGGTGAGCGACGCGGAGGGCTACCAGGTCAGGCTCACCACTGAGGAGGCCCGGATCAATCTCAACTCCCTGCTCACCGAGGAGAAGCGCCCCACCTTGCAGCGCGTCTTCACCCGCTGGGGCCTGCGCCCTGCCGATGCCAGCGAGCTGGTGGAGAGCCTGATGGACTGGAAGGATGCCGATGACCTGCGCCGGCTACAAGGCGCAGAGCGTCAGGAGTATGAGCGCGCGGGTTTTGCCGACCGGCCGTATAACCGCCCCTTTCACACTCTGGATGAGGTGCTGCTCGTGAAGGGCATGGCTGCCTATGCGGAGACCCATCCTGAGTGGCGGGAGATATTCACCCTCTGGGGCGATGGCAGGGTGGATGTGAATGAGGCGTCCGCCGCTGTCATCGCCGCCACAGCAGATGTATCCCTCTCCGTGGCGGAAACGGTCGTGGCCGTGCGGGATGGTCGCGATGGCGAGCACCAGACGGAAGATGATCAGCTCTTTGAGAATGTGGAGGATGCACTCACACTGCTGGGTCTGGGGGGGGAGCAACGCACGGCCGCTGCGGCGTTGTTCAGCCTGCGGGGCAGCACCCTGCGCATCGAAAGTGTCGGTCACGTCAATGATCTCTCCCGCGGCATCGCCGTCATCCTGAAGAAGGATCCCGTGCGGCCAAAGGTGTTGGAGTGGCGTGAGTTCACCGTGGAGCCCGATCACCGCAGACAACTGGACTGAAGCGCGAAATACGTCAAAAAAACCACGAAAATTAGACTCGCTCCTCATAAGAGTATCCCCTAGCTTTCGGACTACTGCAATGGGAACCCCCTCACCATCTCAGAGCTTGCGACTGCCCGGCGAAGAAGGCTGGGAGTGCTGGCTGCTCGACGCCCGGGGAGCCTGGCAGAAGTCCCCCAAACCCGAAGCTGCGGCTGGCGGCATTTTCGTCATCCCCTTGCGATGCCTCGACAGCAGCCCCTTCTGGGTGCCGCAGGCGAGCGAAGGCCGGCTGGCAGAGACCACGGACCTGCGGTGGGAGGCACTGGGCATGGAGCCCGGAGCCGGCGGCCAACACTGGGCGCAATGGCCCGTCGCCACCGTGGGAGACAAGCTGCTCGTCGGCAGCGTGGCACTGGCGGACGATGCGTGCGAGGAGCTGTGGCACCGCAGCCTGCCGGATTCGTTTGAGATCAGCGCCCGCCTTTATCCCATCTCGCATGATGAGGCCGCCATCTGGCGGGAACTGGGGCGGCTGGTCATGGCCGTGCAGCGCAATGGTCAACTTCTGCACACGACTCTTCTATCAGCCCGGCTGCTCGATGCCGCAGCAGCGAAAGAGATTCGAGACTTGCTGATGGCCCTGGAAATGCAGGGTCTCCTGTCCCCTCTCCAAGCCGTGCACGTCTGGACGGAGAGCGCGCCGGGATTTGCGGATGCCCTGCAGGCCGCGCTCGGAGTGCGGATCCACACGGGGCCCCGCCCGGCCCCACATCCGCCGCATGCCCGCAGCCACCTGCTTCCGGCCGCGGCAGCAGCGATACGTCGTGACCGTGAAAAGGCGCGACGGCAGGCGATGATGCTCACCGCCACCACGCTGGTGGTCCTCTTGTGTTTCGCCGCATGGGCAGGCTGGCTGACCTGGCGGCAGCACAAGCTTGATGCCGCCCTGGCGATCCTGAGGGTGGATGAACCGCGCGTGGCGCAGGTGCAGGAGGCCCAGCTCCGGTGGCGCGCGCTGGAGCCCGCGATCGACCCCGCGACTTATCCAGTGGAGATCTTCGATCAGATCGTCAACCTGCTGCCGGAGGAAGGCATTCGTTTCCTCGACTTTTCCATGGACCTTGAGACGCTCGTCATCAGCGGCGAAGCCACCTCGCCCATCCATGCCTCCAAGTTCCAGGCGGACCTGAAGGCCAGCCCCGCCCTGGAGCGCTACGCCTTCAGCACGCCCGTGCCCACCATCCGTCCGGACAATCGCGCGATCTTCCGTGTGGAAGGCAACATCAACGGCGGAGGTGAAGATGAAGCCCAGTGAGCGCCGCCTGCTGCTGTTGTTCTTCGTGTTGCTGGCCGTCATCTCCGGCCTGCTGGGCACCCGGGAGCTGCTCTCCTGGCAGAAGCGCCTGGGCAAAGCTGAGGACCGCCTGACGCTGACCCAGATGGAGTCCCGCCTGCTCCTGGAGGAGGCGGACGTGTGGAACGCCCGCAATGAATGGATCTACCAGAGCCAGCCGGCGATGAAAGACGCACTGGAGGCCAACCAGGAGCTGACCCGTGCCGAGGAGATGGCCCGCGACCGGGGCCTGGAGACGCTCAACCGGCAACTCCTCGAACCCGAGTCCACCGGGCTCTACCAGCAGCTCGGCTTCACCATGACGGTGAAGGGCCCGCTGCAGGAGGTCTTCCGCTGGTTGCACCGGCTGCAGGCACCGGCTGATTTTCGCGTGATCCCCTCCCTGAAAGTGGCCCCTGACAAGCAGGACCCCAATCTCGTGGTGGCCACCGTGCAGGTGTGGCGCTGGTACCGGACTGCCGGCCAGCCAGCCTCCGCATCCGGCCCGCTCACGGCCGGCACCACCCGCCCGTGACCGGCCCCCCTTCCCAAATCGCCCGCTTATTATTTCATGAATCTCCGCCTGCCCCTCCCCCGGCTGCTGCGTGGCTGCATCGTCATCGCCAGTGTGGCGACGCTGACGGCCAGCGCCCAGACTCCCGGCCCCACGCCGCCCGTGCCACCGCCCACGGGCCCGGGCTCTGGACCCAGCCCCGCGCAGGGCCCCGTGCCCGGCGGTGCCCCGCCCTCCATCCGTCCGCAGCCCGCCCCGGTGCAGCCCCCCGGCACCGTCACCAGCACTCAACGCCCAGGCCCCCGCTCCGGTCGCGGCCATCGCATCCAGTTCACCGCCGCCCCGCTGGGGGAGGTGCTGGAGTTCTACCAGCAGCTCACGGGCAAGCGCATCATCCGCGATCCCAAGCTGGAAAACGCCACGGTCACCATTGAGACCTCCGGAGAGGTGCCCACCCCGGAGGCGATTGAGTTCATCGAAAAATCCCTGCTGCTGGCTGGCTATGCCATCGTCCCCAGCGGGAACAACATGCTCAAGGTGCTCGGTTACGAAGGGGGCCGCATCCCCGCCAGCGAAGGCGTGCCCATGATCCTCTCCGATGAGGGGCTGCCCCAGTCCGACCAGGTGGTGAGTTATCTCCTGAAACTGGCCTATCTGAATTCCGAGGAGGCCGCCCAGGCCTTTGCCCAGATCATCCCGCCCCACCCGTACGGCAAGATCACCCCCGTGCCCAACGCGAAGGCACTGATCATCACAGAGAACTCCAACACCATCCGCGCGTACATCGACCTGACCCGCCAGGTGGACGTGCCCCCAGGTGAGGTGAAGCACAAATCCATTCATCTGGAGCGCGCAGATGCGGAGGATGTCGCCAGCGCCATCAGCGAGCTGCTCGGCCTGGGCAGCCAGGGAGGTTCAGGCGGCTCCAGTTCCGGAAAGGCTCCACGGCCTGCACCCGTGGCTCCCCAGGCAGTGCGACCGACCAACCCGCAAGCCGCCGCTGCCATGGCCGCAGCCCAGGTGAACGTCACCTCGCCCGTCGGAGGGACCGAAGCCGAGGCTACGCCTGCCAAGATCCAGGCCATCGCCCGTACCAATACCCTGCTGGTGGTAGCCCGGCCGCTGGACATCCAGTACATCGAGAGCCTCGTGGCAGAGTATGATGCGGCGTCTCCGCACAAGACGTTTGTTTCCCGGAAGCTCCGCTACCTGAAGGTGATGGACTTCCTCGAAGTCGCGCGCAATGCGCTGTTGCGCGGTGCCAAAGATGATGGTGGCGGCGGTTCCAGCCCCTCCTCCAGCAGCGGCAACCAGACCACCACGAGCACCACCTCTTCCCGCAGTTCCCGCAGTGGGTTCGATGGGATGGGCGGCAGTGGGAGCGACAGCGGGTCAGGCGGCTTTGGTGGCGGTGGCGGCTTTGGCGGTGGCGCTGGATTTGGCGGGGGTGGCGGTGGCAGCAGCCAGCCAGCTGACGTGCAGCCCCGCAGCGTATTGATCGGCAAGACCCTGGTCATTGCTGACCCCTCTGCGAGCCAGTTCTACGCCAGCGGACCGCCAGAGCAGCTGCGCATGCTGACCGAGCTGGCCGATGAGCTGGACAAACGCCCCCGCCAGATCCTGCTCACCGCGGTGATAGGGGAATTCACCCTGGGCAATGACTTCTCCTTTGGCGTGGACTGGCTGCACACCCTGGAAAGCGTCGGCAAAGACGGCCTCATTGCCGGGGCATTGAACACCTCCGGTGTGGAGCCGGTGGACTTCACCAAGTTCGGCGGCATTGAAGACTTCGCCGCACCGCAGGGTCTTGCCGTCTATGGCCACATCGGCAAGCACTTGAACGTCTTTCTGCGTACGCTTGAGCAGAACAAGCGCTTCCATGTGCTGCAAAAACCCACTGTGACCGCTCTGAATCATGAAGAGGCCAACATCTTCATCGGCCAGGATCTCGCCATCGCCGGGCAGACACTGACCACCGGTGGCACCACCGTGAACGGTGCCTCCGTGGCCAGCACGACGGACTACGTCAAAGTCAGGCTCGAACTGCGCATCACGCCCCACATCTTTGCCAATGACGAGGTTCGGCTCGACTTCGAACAGACCAACAACGACGTGTCTGGCTTCACCGAGATCAGCGGCAACCGTGTCCCCAATCTCAGCGTTCAGGGCATGCGCAACACCATCATTGTGCCCAACCGCAGCACCGTGCTGCTGGGCGGCCTCATCACCGAGCGCGACAGCAAGAACAAGAATGGCCTGCCCTTCCTCGTCCGTGTACCGGTGCTCAAGCACCTCTTCGGCAACACGTCGAACAGCAAGGAACGACGCGAGCTGATGATTTTTGTGCAACCGCAGATTCTGACCGACGGCGTGGACCACCTCAATTCGCAGTCCAAGTGGGTGGAGCAGACCCAGTCCTATCCGGTGAACAAGCAGTTCGCGGATGACACCATCCATGTGCCTCTGGAGGCAACTCCGCCATCACCCGGGCAGGGTGTGACCTCCCCCTTCCTGCCGCTTCCTGGCTGGACGCCGGAGAACGGTGGAGCGCCTGGCATGTCCAATGACCTGCCTCCGGAAGGCTCCACGACCACCGTCACCACCAGCGTCCAGCAAGCTCCGCCTGCCCGGCTGACCAGCGCCCCCCTCCAGGCGGCCCCCGCGCCGGTCCCGGTGGATGGAGACATCCCCACGGCCCGCACTGCCAAGCAGAAG contains these protein-coding regions:
- a CDS encoding GspE/PulE family protein, coding for MPALALSAAFPTVADPEDLKVAAQEANAAGLSLVDVFLERGLVEEAMLQPLAEELGWPWEPMLQPKLEEASELKRLCPARLALRHRLLPLGVEETAASALASGEGTAEPAAPGRVLLLACYDPFDFMARQAVARTVSLPVRWCLAPRGEVLRSIQAFYGVGADTFDDIMKSRDMDADDSHLRDEANVIDADDAEASVVKFVNQVIREALLQRATDIHVEPVQDNLRIRYRIDGVLHEVPVPENIKSLQASVLARIKVMARLDIAEKRLPQDGRINLKLDNQSIDVRVACIPSVEGESISLRLLGQERFTLAKLGLNAEYRSKVDTLLARPNGIVLVTGPTGSGKSTTLYTFLSQLNSISRRIVTIEDPVEHKLPGVVQIAVKPEISLTFASGLRSILRGDPNVVMVGEIRDLETAEIAVRASLTGHLVFSTLHTNDAVGGITRLVEMGVEPFLVSSSVRAFIAQRLVRSLCPQCRKPASYSPEQLSAAGFAIPVGHIIYSAAQSGCPACRSTGYYGRTAIYELVMVTPAIQDLIAQKANANTLLRQARRDGFISMREYGWQKVLDGVTTLEEVVRVTSEDHGAE
- a CDS encoding general secretion pathway protein GspK, with product MFRPLSSFPTPRRATGSALLVVLWVIALLSFLVVTTMMIMMQDVETGISRKMVFRARLLAEMGVAVASHPMIKAQDPLLRRKVSDAEGYQVRLTTEEARINLNSLLTEEKRPTLQRVFTRWGLRPADASELVESLMDWKDADDLRRLQGAERQEYERAGFADRPYNRPFHTLDEVLLVKGMAAYAETHPEWREIFTLWGDGRVDVNEASAAVIAATADVSLSVAETVVAVRDGRDGEHQTEDDQLFENVEDALTLLGLGGEQRTAAAALFSLRGSTLRIESVGHVNDLSRGIAVILKKDPVRPKVLEWREFTVEPDHRRQLD
- a CDS encoding PilN domain-containing protein, which encodes MRLPGEEGWECWLLDARGAWQKSPKPEAAAGGIFVIPLRCLDSSPFWVPQASEGRLAETTDLRWEALGMEPGAGGQHWAQWPVATVGDKLLVGSVALADDACEELWHRSLPDSFEISARLYPISHDEAAIWRELGRLVMAVQRNGQLLHTTLLSARLLDAAAAKEIRDLLMALEMQGLLSPLQAVHVWTESAPGFADALQAALGVRIHTGPRPAPHPPHARSHLLPAAAAAIRRDREKARRQAMMLTATTLVVLLCFAAWAGWLTWRQHKLDAALAILRVDEPRVAQVQEAQLRWRALEPAIDPATYPVEIFDQIVNLLPEEGIRFLDFSMDLETLVISGEATSPIHASKFQADLKASPALERYAFSTPVPTIRPDNRAIFRVEGNINGGGEDEAQ
- a CDS encoding secretin N-terminal domain-containing protein, whose translation is MNLRLPLPRLLRGCIVIASVATLTASAQTPGPTPPVPPPTGPGSGPSPAQGPVPGGAPPSIRPQPAPVQPPGTVTSTQRPGPRSGRGHRIQFTAAPLGEVLEFYQQLTGKRIIRDPKLENATVTIETSGEVPTPEAIEFIEKSLLLAGYAIVPSGNNMLKVLGYEGGRIPASEGVPMILSDEGLPQSDQVVSYLLKLAYLNSEEAAQAFAQIIPPHPYGKITPVPNAKALIITENSNTIRAYIDLTRQVDVPPGEVKHKSIHLERADAEDVASAISELLGLGSQGGSGGSSSGKAPRPAPVAPQAVRPTNPQAAAAMAAAQVNVTSPVGGTEAEATPAKIQAIARTNTLLVVARPLDIQYIESLVAEYDAASPHKTFVSRKLRYLKVMDFLEVARNALLRGAKDDGGGGSSPSSSSGNQTTTSTTSSRSSRSGFDGMGGSGSDSGSGGFGGGGGFGGGAGFGGGGGGSSQPADVQPRSVLIGKTLVIADPSASQFYASGPPEQLRMLTELADELDKRPRQILLTAVIGEFTLGNDFSFGVDWLHTLESVGKDGLIAGALNTSGVEPVDFTKFGGIEDFAAPQGLAVYGHIGKHLNVFLRTLEQNKRFHVLQKPTVTALNHEEANIFIGQDLAIAGQTLTTGGTTVNGASVASTTDYVKVRLELRITPHIFANDEVRLDFEQTNNDVSGFTEISGNRVPNLSVQGMRNTIIVPNRSTVLLGGLITERDSKNKNGLPFLVRVPVLKHLFGNTSNSKERRELMIFVQPQILTDGVDHLNSQSKWVEQTQSYPVNKQFADDTIHVPLEATPPSPGQGVTSPFLPLPGWTPENGGAPGMSNDLPPEGSTTTVTTSVQQAPPARLTSAPLQAAPAPVPVDGDIPTARTAKQKANERTKMLKK